One Desulfuromonas thiophila genomic window carries:
- a CDS encoding polyprenyl synthetase family protein yields MDLTAYLNEQQQQIDAALDARLPQPQQRPGRLHEAMRYSVFAGGKRLRPILMIAACQAVGGQPNQVLDAACALEMIHTYSLIHDDLPAMDDDDLRRGRPTSHRVYGEALAILAGDALLSEAFVWLTRPWPGIAAERQLRATQLIASASGAAGMVAGQVADMEAEGQAVDLATVDFIHHHKTGALIRVALQAGALIGGVDETGLKQLSLFGEKAGLAFQIADDLLDVEGQQEQLGKDTGRDAARGKATYPAVLGIAESRARASQLHNQALALLEPFGPAAEPLRAISAYIIERRH; encoded by the coding sequence ATGGATTTGACCGCTTACCTCAACGAACAACAACAACAGATCGACGCCGCCCTCGATGCCCGGCTGCCACAACCACAGCAACGCCCAGGCCGCCTGCACGAAGCGATGCGTTATTCGGTGTTCGCCGGCGGCAAACGCCTGCGGCCGATTCTGATGATTGCCGCCTGCCAGGCGGTCGGCGGCCAACCGAACCAGGTGCTCGACGCAGCCTGCGCTCTGGAAATGATTCATACCTATTCGTTGATTCACGACGATCTGCCCGCCATGGACGATGATGATCTGCGCCGTGGTCGCCCGACCAGCCACCGTGTCTATGGTGAAGCCTTGGCCATTCTGGCCGGCGACGCCCTGCTCAGCGAAGCCTTTGTCTGGCTGACACGGCCCTGGCCGGGAATCGCCGCCGAACGCCAGTTGCGCGCCACCCAGCTGATTGCCAGCGCCTCGGGCGCTGCCGGGATGGTGGCGGGGCAGGTCGCCGACATGGAAGCCGAAGGACAGGCCGTTGATCTGGCAACCGTCGATTTCATCCATCACCACAAAACCGGCGCCCTGATCCGCGTCGCGCTGCAGGCTGGGGCACTGATCGGTGGCGTCGACGAAACCGGCCTGAAACAGCTGAGTCTGTTCGGCGAAAAAGCCGGCCTGGCTTTCCAGATCGCCGACGATCTGCTCGACGTCGAGGGCCAGCAGGAACAGCTCGGCAAGGATACCGGCCGCGACGCCGCCCGCGGCAAGGCCACCTACCCGGCAGTGCTCGGCATCGCCGAATCCCGCGCCCGGGCCAGCCAGCTGCACAACCAGGCACTGGCCCTGCTTGAACCCTTCGGGCCGGCAGCCGAACCGTTGCGCGCCATATCCGCCTACATCATCGAACGCCGACATTGA